One genomic region from Sylvia atricapilla isolate bSylAtr1 chromosome 16, bSylAtr1.pri, whole genome shotgun sequence encodes:
- the GMEB2 gene encoding glucocorticoid modulatory element-binding protein 2 isoform X1, with protein MATPDVSVHMEEVVVVTTPDGAVDGGGMEEVKTVLVTTNLSQHGGDINEDTLETENAAAAAAAAFTASTDLKEAVLEVKMAEDEDSLEAEIVYPITCGDSKANLIWRKFVCPGINVKCVQFHDHLISPKEFVHLAGKSTLKDWKRAIRMNGIMLRKIMDSGELDFYQHTKVCSNTCRSTKIDLTGARVSLTSQTSTEYIPLTPASADVNGSPATITIETCEDATDWSTSIGDDTFAFWQGLKDSGLLEEVIHEFHQELVETMKGLQQRAQDPPLQLGDAVLLNNVVQNFGMLDLVKKVLASHKCQMDRSREQYTRDLAALEQQCDEHRKRAKELKHKSQHLNNVLMTLTPVSVPTPLKRPRLTRATSGPAAITSQVLSQPAQLAVTPGVPVSQVANLPLGKVVSALPPSVLGKSPAQPPAASSPASPLLGGYTVLASAGSTFPGTVEIHPDASNLTVLSTAAVQDGSTVVKVMSPFQLLTLPGLGTTIQNVTQIAPSGSTVVTVPSGATEAAGDEHAAAAIEVTAVADEAEQK; from the exons ATGGCCACGCCGGACGTCAGTGTCCACAtggaggaggtggtggtggtgacCACGCCGGACGGCGCCGTGGACGGCGGTGGCATGGAGGAGGTGAAGACAGTGCTGGTCACCACCAACCTGTCCCAGCACGG TGGTGACATCAACGAAGACACTCTGGAGActgaaaatgcagctgctgcagctgctgctgccttcacagCCTCCACAGACCTGAAGGAAGCAGTTCTAG AAGTGAAGATGGCTGAAGATGAGGACAGTTTGGAGGCAGAGATTGTCTACCCCATCACCTGCGGGGACAGCAAAGCCAATCTCATCTGGAGGAAGTTTGTGTGCCCCGGGATCAATGTGAAGTGTGTGCAG TTTCACGATCACCTAATCAGCCCCAAGGAGTTTGTCCACCTGGCAGGCAAGTCAACCTTGAAGGATTGGAAGCGAGCGATCCGGATGAATGGGATCATGCTCCG GAAGATTATGGACTCAGGAGAGCTGGATTTCTACCAGCACACAAAGGTCTGTTCCAACACCTGCCGGAGCACCAAAATTGACCTGACTGGAGCCAGGGTGTCCCTGACCAGCCAGACATCGACAGAGTACATCCCTCTGACTCCTGCCTCTGCCGATG TGAACGGATCCCCGGCTACAATAACCATAGAAACATGCGAGGATGCCACTGATTGGAGCACCAGCATTGGAG ATGATACCTTTGCTTTTTGGCAAGGTCTGAAGGACAGTGGTCTCCTGGAAGAAGTGATCCATGAGTTTCACCAGGAGCTGGTGGAGACCATGAAGGGCTTGCAGCAGCGAGCACAGGATCCCCCACTACAGCTTGGGG ATGCTGTTTTACTAAACAACGTAGTCCAGAATTTTGGGATGCTGGATTTGGTCAAGAAGGTCCTGGCCAGCCACAAGTGCCAGATGGATCGCTCGAGGGAGCAGTACACACGGGATTTGGCAG ctctggagcagcagtgtgaCGAGCACCGCAAGCGAGCGAAGGAGCTGAAGCACAAATCGCAGCATCTCAACAACGTCCTGATGACCCTCACACCCGTCTCAGTTCCCACGCCTCTGAAACGCCCCAGACTGACCAGGGCCACCTCCGGACCAGCTGCCATCACCTCCCAAGTCCTGTCCCAGCCCGCGCAGCTCGCTGTCACCCCCGGCGTGCCAGTGTCCCAGGTTGCCAATCTCCCTCTTGGCAAAGTGGTCTCGGCCCTCCCTCCTTCGGTGCTGGGgaagagcccagcccagccccctgctgccagctccccagCCTCCCCTCTGCTGGGGGGGTACACGGTGCTGGCCTCTGCCGGCTCCACCTTCCCCGGCACGGTGGAGATCCACCCGGACGCTTCCAACCTGACGGTGCTGAGCACGGCTGCGGTCCAGGATGGCAGCACAGTGGTGAAGGTGATGAGCCCCTTCCAGCTCCTGACTCTTCCAGGACTTGGCACGACCATCCAGAATGTGACACAAATAGCTCCCAGTGGGAGCACGGTCGTGACTGTCCCGTCCGGTGCCACCGAGGCTGCCGGGGATGAGCACGCTGCCGCCGCCATCGAGGTGACCGCAGTGGCTGATGAGGCCGAGCAGAAGTGA
- the GMEB2 gene encoding glucocorticoid modulatory element-binding protein 2 isoform X2, translating to MATPDVSVHMEEVVVVTTPDGAVDGGGMEEVKTVLVTTNLSQHGGDINEDTLETENAAAAAAAAFTASTDLKEAVLVKMAEDEDSLEAEIVYPITCGDSKANLIWRKFVCPGINVKCVQFHDHLISPKEFVHLAGKSTLKDWKRAIRMNGIMLRKIMDSGELDFYQHTKVCSNTCRSTKIDLTGARVSLTSQTSTEYIPLTPASADVNGSPATITIETCEDATDWSTSIGDDTFAFWQGLKDSGLLEEVIHEFHQELVETMKGLQQRAQDPPLQLGDAVLLNNVVQNFGMLDLVKKVLASHKCQMDRSREQYTRDLAALEQQCDEHRKRAKELKHKSQHLNNVLMTLTPVSVPTPLKRPRLTRATSGPAAITSQVLSQPAQLAVTPGVPVSQVANLPLGKVVSALPPSVLGKSPAQPPAASSPASPLLGGYTVLASAGSTFPGTVEIHPDASNLTVLSTAAVQDGSTVVKVMSPFQLLTLPGLGTTIQNVTQIAPSGSTVVTVPSGATEAAGDEHAAAAIEVTAVADEAEQK from the exons ATGGCCACGCCGGACGTCAGTGTCCACAtggaggaggtggtggtggtgacCACGCCGGACGGCGCCGTGGACGGCGGTGGCATGGAGGAGGTGAAGACAGTGCTGGTCACCACCAACCTGTCCCAGCACGG TGGTGACATCAACGAAGACACTCTGGAGActgaaaatgcagctgctgcagctgctgctgccttcacagCCTCCACAGACCTGAAGGAAGCAGTTCTAG TGAAGATGGCTGAAGATGAGGACAGTTTGGAGGCAGAGATTGTCTACCCCATCACCTGCGGGGACAGCAAAGCCAATCTCATCTGGAGGAAGTTTGTGTGCCCCGGGATCAATGTGAAGTGTGTGCAG TTTCACGATCACCTAATCAGCCCCAAGGAGTTTGTCCACCTGGCAGGCAAGTCAACCTTGAAGGATTGGAAGCGAGCGATCCGGATGAATGGGATCATGCTCCG GAAGATTATGGACTCAGGAGAGCTGGATTTCTACCAGCACACAAAGGTCTGTTCCAACACCTGCCGGAGCACCAAAATTGACCTGACTGGAGCCAGGGTGTCCCTGACCAGCCAGACATCGACAGAGTACATCCCTCTGACTCCTGCCTCTGCCGATG TGAACGGATCCCCGGCTACAATAACCATAGAAACATGCGAGGATGCCACTGATTGGAGCACCAGCATTGGAG ATGATACCTTTGCTTTTTGGCAAGGTCTGAAGGACAGTGGTCTCCTGGAAGAAGTGATCCATGAGTTTCACCAGGAGCTGGTGGAGACCATGAAGGGCTTGCAGCAGCGAGCACAGGATCCCCCACTACAGCTTGGGG ATGCTGTTTTACTAAACAACGTAGTCCAGAATTTTGGGATGCTGGATTTGGTCAAGAAGGTCCTGGCCAGCCACAAGTGCCAGATGGATCGCTCGAGGGAGCAGTACACACGGGATTTGGCAG ctctggagcagcagtgtgaCGAGCACCGCAAGCGAGCGAAGGAGCTGAAGCACAAATCGCAGCATCTCAACAACGTCCTGATGACCCTCACACCCGTCTCAGTTCCCACGCCTCTGAAACGCCCCAGACTGACCAGGGCCACCTCCGGACCAGCTGCCATCACCTCCCAAGTCCTGTCCCAGCCCGCGCAGCTCGCTGTCACCCCCGGCGTGCCAGTGTCCCAGGTTGCCAATCTCCCTCTTGGCAAAGTGGTCTCGGCCCTCCCTCCTTCGGTGCTGGGgaagagcccagcccagccccctgctgccagctccccagCCTCCCCTCTGCTGGGGGGGTACACGGTGCTGGCCTCTGCCGGCTCCACCTTCCCCGGCACGGTGGAGATCCACCCGGACGCTTCCAACCTGACGGTGCTGAGCACGGCTGCGGTCCAGGATGGCAGCACAGTGGTGAAGGTGATGAGCCCCTTCCAGCTCCTGACTCTTCCAGGACTTGGCACGACCATCCAGAATGTGACACAAATAGCTCCCAGTGGGAGCACGGTCGTGACTGTCCCGTCCGGTGCCACCGAGGCTGCCGGGGATGAGCACGCTGCCGCCGCCATCGAGGTGACCGCAGTGGCTGATGAGGCCGAGCAGAAGTGA